The Flaviramulus sp. BrNp1-15 genome has a window encoding:
- the ppk1 gene encoding polyphosphate kinase 1, with the protein MTKETTKNSYVNREISWLQFNARVLQEASDETVPLIERLRFLGIFSNNLDEFFKVRYATVKRIVEAGKGGKSELGGIRAKELLEIITQIVIEQQTESLKILKTIHKRLEDENIYVINENHIDETQHDFIKNYFLRTISPALVTIILNDSVVLPNLKDSAAYLAVKMLMPDNDKQFALIEIPRAIDRFVELPKQGEKSYIIMIDDLLRHCLSDIFNIFDYKSISAHMIKITRDGELDFESDLSKSFIEKISDSVKHRQIGEPVRFVYDKTIDKDTLNYLMSKMGIDDTDSIIPGGRYHNRRDYMGFPSLGRTDLLYDKIEALPIKGLSLQDSIFEAISEKDYLLHAPYQTFSYVVKFLREAALDPEVKTIKITIYRLAEISHIASSLINAAINGKAVTVSIELRARFDEQANIDYAQQMEEEGINLIFGVAGLKVHSKMCVIERLEGRKTKRYGFISTGNFNESTAKIYTDYTLFTSNQKILKDVNKIFNFFDANYKIYRYKHLIVSPHYTQKAVFRLIDNEIEKVKNGKEGLIRLKMNSISSYAMVDKLYQASRAGVKIQMIIRGICCLIPGVKDMSENIEAISIVDKFLEHPRVYIFGKDEDAKLYISSADWMTRNIENRVEVSCPIYDEDIKKEIIDTFNISWNDNVKARLLNGSQENEYRVNDNEKVRSQFAMYDYYVKKLEN; encoded by the coding sequence ATGACGAAAGAAACTACTAAAAATAGTTATGTAAATAGAGAAATAAGTTGGCTTCAGTTTAATGCTCGAGTTTTACAAGAGGCTTCAGATGAGACAGTTCCATTAATTGAGCGTTTACGTTTTTTAGGGATTTTCTCTAATAACTTAGATGAATTTTTTAAAGTTAGATATGCTACGGTAAAACGTATTGTGGAAGCTGGAAAAGGTGGGAAAAGTGAACTTGGTGGTATTAGAGCCAAAGAATTACTTGAAATTATCACCCAAATTGTAATTGAACAGCAAACAGAAAGTCTTAAAATTTTAAAAACTATTCATAAAAGACTTGAAGATGAAAATATCTATGTAATTAATGAAAATCATATAGATGAAACTCAGCATGATTTTATAAAAAACTATTTTTTAAGAACCATAAGTCCTGCTTTAGTAACTATTATTCTTAACGATTCTGTGGTGCTTCCAAACTTAAAAGATAGTGCAGCCTATTTAGCAGTTAAAATGCTAATGCCTGATAACGACAAGCAATTTGCATTAATAGAGATACCTAGAGCAATTGATAGGTTTGTTGAATTACCCAAACAAGGCGAAAAGAGTTATATCATTATGATAGACGATTTATTGCGCCATTGTTTGAGTGATATCTTTAATATTTTCGACTATAAGTCCATATCTGCTCATATGATAAAAATAACTCGAGATGGTGAGTTAGATTTTGAAAGTGATTTAAGTAAAAGTTTCATAGAAAAAATATCCGATAGTGTAAAACATAGGCAAATAGGTGAACCTGTAAGATTTGTTTACGATAAAACAATTGATAAAGACACGCTTAATTATTTAATGTCTAAAATGGGAATTGATGATACAGATAGCATCATTCCTGGTGGTCGTTATCATAACAGGAGAGACTACATGGGTTTTCCAAGTTTAGGAAGAACAGATCTTTTGTATGATAAAATTGAAGCTTTGCCAATTAAAGGATTAAGTCTTCAGGATAGTATTTTCGAAGCTATTTCTGAAAAAGATTATTTACTTCACGCACCTTATCAAACATTTTCATATGTGGTTAAGTTTTTACGAGAAGCAGCTTTAGATCCAGAAGTAAAAACTATAAAAATTACCATTTATCGTTTAGCCGAAATATCTCACATAGCAAGTTCATTAATTAATGCAGCAATTAATGGTAAAGCTGTTACAGTTTCTATAGAACTTCGCGCCAGATTTGACGAGCAAGCCAATATAGATTATGCACAACAAATGGAAGAAGAAGGTATTAACCTTATTTTTGGAGTTGCTGGACTTAAAGTACATAGTAAAATGTGTGTTATAGAGCGTTTAGAGGGTAGGAAAACTAAACGTTATGGATTTATAAGTACAGGTAATTTTAACGAATCTACTGCAAAAATATATACAGATTATACGTTATTTACTTCTAATCAAAAAATTCTGAAGGATGTAAATAAAATTTTCAACTTTTTTGATGCCAATTATAAAATTTACAGATACAAGCATTTAATTGTTTCACCACATTATACTCAAAAAGCAGTTTTCAGATTAATAGATAACGAAATTGAGAAGGTTAAAAATGGTAAAGAAGGGCTAATTAGGCTTAAAATGAACAGTATTTCTAGTTATGCAATGGTTGATAAACTTTATCAAGCTAGTAGAGCAGGAGTTAAAATTCAAATGATAATTAGAGGTATTTGCTGTTTAATCCCAGGTGTTAAAGACATGAGCGAAAATATTGAAGCTATTAGTATAGTTGATAAATTTTTAGAACACCCAAGAGTATATATTTTTGGTAAAGATGAAGATGCTAAATTATATATTTCTTCAGCAGATTGGATGACAAGAAATATAGAGAATAGAGTAGAAGTAAGTTGCCCTATTTATGATGAAGATATTAAGAAAGAGATTATAGATACCTTCAATATTAGCTGGAATGATAACGTTAAAGCAAGGTTATTAAATGGTTCACAAGAAAATGAATATAGAGTAAATGATAACGAAAAAGTAAGGTCCCAGTTTGCTATGTATGATTATTATGTTAAAAAATTAGAAAATTAG
- a CDS encoding Ppx/GppA phosphatase family protein — protein MLSIKKYAAIDIGSNAVRLLISNIIEQKGRPVQFKKNSLVRVPIRLGADVFLKNKISKENTQRMLDTMLAFKLLMKSHKVVKYKACATSAMRESDNGKKIVDLVLEHSGISIDVIGGEEEAAIIAATDLNKFIDNNKTYLYVDVGGGSTEFTIIDQGNQVTSRSFKIGTVRLLNDMVKKEAWQELEMWIKDNVKDYEKIDVLGSGGNINKIFKISGKALGKPLTYFYMTSYYNMLQTYSYEERITELDLNQDRADVIIPAMRIYLSAMKWGGAKNIYVPKIGLADGIIKSIYYDTVSSNTQ, from the coding sequence ATGCTTTCAATAAAAAAATATGCTGCCATAGATATTGGTTCAAATGCTGTAAGATTACTCATATCAAATATTATAGAACAAAAAGGTAGACCTGTTCAATTTAAAAAAAACTCTTTGGTTCGTGTTCCTATTCGATTAGGAGCAGATGTATTCTTAAAAAACAAAATATCTAAAGAAAACACGCAACGTATGTTAGATACTATGCTTGCTTTTAAATTATTAATGAAATCGCATAAAGTTGTTAAATACAAAGCTTGTGCTACATCTGCAATGCGAGAGTCTGATAACGGAAAAAAAATAGTTGATTTAGTTTTAGAGCATTCAGGAATAAGTATTGATGTTATTGGAGGTGAAGAAGAAGCAGCTATAATTGCTGCAACAGATTTAAATAAATTTATAGATAACAACAAAACCTATTTATATGTAGATGTAGGTGGTGGTAGTACAGAATTTACTATAATAGACCAAGGTAACCAAGTAACATCCAGATCTTTTAAAATAGGAACTGTAAGGTTGTTAAATGATATGGTTAAAAAAGAAGCGTGGCAGGAGTTGGAAATGTGGATTAAAGATAATGTAAAAGACTATGAAAAAATAGATGTTTTGGGGTCTGGAGGAAACATCAACAAAATATTCAAAATCTCTGGAAAAGCTTTAGGTAAGCCACTTACATATTTTTATATGACATCGTATTATAATATGCTTCAAACCTATTCTTACGAAGAACGTATTACAGAGTTAGATTTAAATCAAGATAGAGCAGATGTAATTATTCCCGCTATGCGTATTTACCTTTCTGCAATGAAATGGGGTGGTGCAAAAAACATTTATGTACCAAAAATAGGGCTTGCTGATGGTATTATTAAAAGCATCTATTACGATACTGTTTCTAGCAATACACAGTAA
- a CDS encoding porin family protein, whose amino-acid sequence MKKFLLLTILLCFSNYSFSQDKEKDTKEIEEKKESVQEKPEEHSFQGVKYGVRGGYNISNLDIDGSPISENKHRNSIYIGFFANIGLSKTISLVPEIQFSAEGANAEPLNLDYIQAPILLRFRFSEKFHAGFGPQVGLKVHKYEDGMANFAYSGVAGVEYKVNYAIFVDARYTYGFRNVFDEKTGVTAKNTNIQIGVGYKF is encoded by the coding sequence ATGAAAAAATTTTTACTACTAACAATTCTACTTTGTTTTTCTAATTACAGTTTTTCTCAAGATAAAGAGAAAGACACTAAAGAAATAGAAGAAAAGAAAGAATCAGTTCAAGAAAAGCCTGAAGAACATTCATTTCAAGGTGTAAAGTATGGTGTTAGAGGTGGTTATAATATATCAAACTTAGATATTGATGGATCGCCTATTTCAGAAAATAAGCATAGAAACAGTATTTATATTGGTTTTTTTGCAAATATTGGTTTATCAAAAACCATATCATTAGTACCTGAAATACAATTTTCTGCTGAAGGCGCAAATGCAGAACCACTTAATTTAGATTACATACAAGCTCCTATACTTTTAAGATTTAGATTTAGCGAAAAATTTCACGCTGGTTTTGGACCTCAAGTAGGATTAAAAGTTCATAAATACGAAGATGGTATGGCAAACTTTGCCTATTCTGGAGTAGCCGGAGTAGAGTATAAAGTTAACTACGCCATATTTGTTGATGCTAGATATACCTATGGGTTTAGAAATGTTTTTGATGAAAAAACAGGCGTAACAGCTAAAAATACTAATATACAAATAGGTGTTGGTTATAAGTTTTAA
- a CDS encoding tRNA-(ms[2]io[6]A)-hydroxylase, with translation MLGLKLPTDPRWVNIVEKNIEEILTDHAFCEQKATSTAISLIVSFPEYTELVQEMTALVKEEISHFKMVHDIIIKRGWTLGRDRRDDYVIQLVKFFPKGGSRTTQLVHRLLYAALIEARSCERFRLLSEELEDKELAIFYKNLMVSEANHYTMFLGFARKYGDRKEVDEKWQQLLEYEAEIMRNLSKSETIHG, from the coding sequence ATGCTTGGACTTAAATTACCAACAGACCCACGTTGGGTTAACATAGTTGAAAAAAATATTGAAGAAATACTAACAGACCATGCCTTTTGTGAGCAAAAAGCAACAAGCACAGCTATTTCATTAATAGTTAGTTTTCCTGAGTATACTGAGCTAGTGCAGGAAATGACAGCTTTAGTAAAAGAAGAAATTAGCCATTTTAAAATGGTACACGATATAATTATTAAACGTGGTTGGACTCTTGGTCGAGATAGACGTGATGATTATGTTATTCAACTTGTGAAATTCTTCCCAAAAGGTGGTAGCAGAACAACACAATTAGTTCATAGATTGTTATATGCAGCCTTAATTGAAGCTAGGAGTTGTGAGCGTTTTAGGTTACTATCTGAAGAATTAGAAGATAAAGAACTGGCTATATTTTATAAAAACTTAATGGTAAGTGAAGCCAACCATTATACCATGTTTTTAGGTTTTGCTCGTAAATATGGTGATAGAAAAGAAGTTGACGAAAAATGGCAACAACTTTTAGAATATGAAGCTGAAATTATGCGTAATTTAAGTAAGAGCGAAACTATACACGGTTAA
- a CDS encoding DUF4738 domain-containing protein, with amino-acid sequence MFKNLHINKLIVLFLLAIAFISCDGRNRIHKTNAEVLNENNLLDSFSEKLVFIPEQPVQIITDTILSNGFQVKLNYSSLENDIILKTIKKENDTITKIHYKNFKAKLEVFKNGKAINKSTIDKNLFQEFENNDFWNKAIMQFIWIDYNTSTKNTLYLNTSFNIPDTDIYRDFILKIDNLGNIYIEEKYPSEKII; translated from the coding sequence ATGTTTAAAAATCTACATATCAATAAGTTAATTGTTTTATTTTTACTAGCCATAGCGTTTATTAGTTGTGATGGTAGAAATAGAATACACAAAACAAATGCTGAAGTTTTAAACGAGAATAATCTTCTGGATTCTTTTAGTGAAAAACTAGTTTTTATACCCGAACAACCCGTTCAAATTATAACGGATACTATTTTGAGTAATGGTTTTCAAGTAAAGCTAAATTACAGTTCACTTGAAAATGATATCATTTTAAAAACAATAAAGAAAGAAAACGATACCATAACAAAAATTCATTATAAGAATTTCAAAGCTAAACTAGAGGTTTTCAAAAATGGAAAAGCTATCAATAAAAGTACTATTGATAAAAATCTTTTTCAAGAATTTGAAAATAATGACTTTTGGAACAAAGCCATAATGCAATTTATTTGGATAGATTATAATACATCAACAAAAAACACATTGTATCTAAATACATCTTTTAATATACCAGATACAGATATTTACAGGGATTTTATTTTAAAAATAGATAACCTTGGAAACATATACATAGAAGAGAAATATCCTTCTGAAAAAATAATATAA